Genomic window (Methanocaldococcus sp.):
TTGCTAATTTTCCATCAATAGTATATTGTTCTAAATCAACCTTTGGATTAGGATGTCTTTTTAATGAATCTAATATCATCTCTAAATGTTTTTTCTTTATCATTTCTTCACCATTTGTATATATAATTATATAAATTTATTATTCTAATAAAAAATAAAGAAGTTTTTTATTCAATGTTTATTCCTCTCTTAATTGAAGATTCTGCCTTTGGTAATGTAACTACTAAGACACCATTTTCAAACTTAGCAGAGGCATTTTCCTCTTTAACATGTGCTGGAAGTTTTATTGTTCTATAAATTTCTTCATCTTCAGGAATTTCTGAGTAGATGATTCTTTCACTTTCAGTAATCATCAATGGGCTTCTTTTTGCTCTGATTTCTAATGTATCTCCAACTGCATTTAAGACGATGTCTTCTTTATTAACTCCTGGTAACCATGCAATAACCTTTATATGGTCATCTCCTTCTATAATAGATAATGGCATGAATCCTTTACCAGATATTTGTATTCCAAAAGAACTTTGAACAACTGTAGAACCACTTATTGGTGTAGCAAAAAACTCTTTGAACATTCTTTCAAATAATGTGTCAAAAGGATCTCTTCCAAACATTACTCTCACCTCTTTTTCTCCTTCTATGTATAAAATGTTTTTAAAGTTCTATATAAACTTTTCTATTTTATAAATTTATATAACTAAAAACTTATATATAGCAATAATAGGAATTTTTATATGGTAAATTAATTATTTTATCAAATTTAAGATTTATAGAGCAATAACAAAATTGAGGGATTACTGATGTTTGGAAAATTAAAAGAAAAACTTTTAAAAACTGCGTCAAAAATTACTGAAAAAATCTACAATAAAGGAGAAGCTGAAGAAGTAAAAGAAAAAATAGAACCAGAAATTAAAAAAACTGAAAGTGAAAAAACAGAAAGCTCTAAAAAAGTAGAAGAAGTTAAAGAAATTAAAAAAGAAACTACATCAGAAGAGGAGAAAAAAATAAGTTTCTTTGATAGATTTATTTTAACGAGGACTATTAAAAAGGCTCTCAAAAAAGAAATTGTAATTTTAGAGGAAGATATTGAAGATATATTAGAAGAGTTAGAAATAGAGCTTTTAGAATCTGATGTAGCCTTAGAAGTTGTAGAAAAGTTAATTGAAAACATTAAAAAAGAGTTAGTTGGGAGAAAAATATCTCCTAATGACAATGTTGAAGAAATTACAATTAACGCTGTAAAAAATGCTATAAAAAATATATTATCCCAAGAAAAAATTGACATTGAGGAGATTATAAAAAAGAATAAAGCAAAAGGAAAGCCAACAGTTATTGTATTTGTTGGAATAAATGGAACTGGAAAAACCACGACAATAGCTAAATTAGCATATAAATTAAAACAAAAAGGATATAGTGTTGTTATAGCAGCAGGGGATACATTTAGGGCTGGAGCGATAGAGCAGTTAGAACAGCATGCAAAAAATGTAGGTGTTAGAGTTATTAAGCATAAACAAGGGGCTGATTCAGCAGCAGTTATATACGATGCGATACAACACGCTAAGGCGAGAGGAATTGATGTCGTTTTGGCAGACACAGCAGGAAGGCAGGCAACAAATACAAACTTAATGGAAGAAATCAAAAAGGTTGTTAGAGTTACAAAGCCAGATTTAGTTATATTCGTTGGAGATGCTTTAACTGGAAACGATGCAGTTTATCAGGCTGAAGAGTTTAATAAGGCAGTGAATATAGATGGGATTATATTGACAAAAATAGATGCAGATGCAAAAGGAGGGGCGGCATTGTCAATTGGCTATGCAATTGGAAAACCTATTTTGTATTTAGGAGTTGGGCAGAGATATGAAGATTTAATTGAGTTCGATGCTGATTGGATGGTTAAAAAATTATTTGGTGAGGAAGAGTTTAAGTTTTCTACTGAAAGAGAGTTTTAAAATTTTTACTTAGATAAATTATCTAATTTGTCATTGTATGCCGCATTTGCAATTGCATGAGCCAAAAA
Coding sequences:
- a CDS encoding Hsp20/alpha crystallin family protein; amino-acid sequence: MFGRDPFDTLFERMFKEFFATPISGSTVVQSSFGIQISGKGFMPLSIIEGDDHIKVIAWLPGVNKEDIVLNAVGDTLEIRAKRSPLMITESERIIYSEIPEDEEIYRTIKLPAHVKEENASAKFENGVLVVTLPKAESSIKRGINIE
- the ftsY gene encoding signal recognition particle-docking protein FtsY, with the protein product MFGKLKEKLLKTASKITEKIYNKGEAEEVKEKIEPEIKKTESEKTESSKKVEEVKEIKKETTSEEEKKISFFDRFILTRTIKKALKKEIVILEEDIEDILEELEIELLESDVALEVVEKLIENIKKELVGRKISPNDNVEEITINAVKNAIKNILSQEKIDIEEIIKKNKAKGKPTVIVFVGINGTGKTTTIAKLAYKLKQKGYSVVIAAGDTFRAGAIEQLEQHAKNVGVRVIKHKQGADSAAVIYDAIQHAKARGIDVVLADTAGRQATNTNLMEEIKKVVRVTKPDLVIFVGDALTGNDAVYQAEEFNKAVNIDGIILTKIDADAKGGAALSIGYAIGKPILYLGVGQRYEDLIEFDADWMVKKLFGEEEFKFSTEREF